A genomic stretch from Xiphophorus maculatus strain JP 163 A chromosome 14, X_maculatus-5.0-male, whole genome shotgun sequence includes:
- the LOC102227461 gene encoding endothelin receptor type B-like isoform X1, with product MVSGVQGVDSAKGFTVKPRKSMFLSLLLVWCFLFVSHAGGLRSFTPQPLQSEVTLSELSSTNRPTNAETHMLQETVNKPSVLLDSEAENLKAENKLRAKHVRKLVSFNNSSQNPNHKPVRPKCTQEMSVRAIFKYINTAFSFLIFAVGIIGNVTLLRIICQNKSMRNGPNALIASLAVGDILYIVIDGPINVYKLLAMKFPFADQPLGQFLCKLLPFIQKTSVGITVLNLIALSVDRYRAVVSWSRIQCNGIPKETVVQIAVIWILSALLAVPEAIGFNLHRFSINSNMTITTCLVRPENSFLKFYINFKDWWIFGFYFCIPLTCSAIFYGLMSHELLRHKKGDLKRSLGEQLKQRREVAKSVFCLVVIFALCWFPLHFSRLLKLTIYDPNDPGRCELLNILLVLDYFSINLATVNSCINPIILFIVSRKYRHYFMTPCGPDTAPPSSSTGTSKTSWMCSRFSSNVLENIMRSSR from the exons ATGGTTTCTGGAGTTCAGGGTGTTGACTCAGCAAAAGGTTTCACAGTGAAACCCAGGAAGTCCATGTTCCTCTCGCTGCTGCTTGTCTGGTGTTTCTTGTTTGTCTCCCATGCTGGCGGCCTACGCAGCTTCACGCCTCAGCCTCTCCAGTCAGAGGTGACGTTGTCTGAACTCTCCAGCACCAATCGTCCTACAAACGCAGAGACACACATGTTGCAAGAGACCGTCAATAAACCGTCCGTCTTGTTGGACTCCGAAGCAGAAAACCTGAAAGCTGAGAACAAACTGAGGGCCAAACATGTTAGAAAACTTGTAAGTTTCAACAACTCGTCTCAAAACCCTAACCATAAGCCAGTCCGCCCTAAGTGTACCCAGGAAATGTCGGTAAGAGCCATCTTCAAGTACATCAACACGGCGTTCTCCTTCCTGATCTTTGCTGTGGGGATCATCGGCAACGTCACCTTGTTGAGGATTATCtgccaaaataaaagtatgaGGAACGGACCCAACGCCCTGATAGCCAGCCTCGCCGTGGGAGACATACTATACATCGTCATAGACGGCCCAATCAATGTCTACAAG CTCCTGGCAATGAAGTTCCCATTCGCCGACCAACCGCTTGGTCAATTCCTCTGTAAGTTGTTACCCTTCATACAGAAGACTTCAGTCGGCATCACCGTCCTCAACCTGATTGCTCTCAGTGTGGACAG GTATCGTGCGGTGGTGTCCTGGTCTCGGATTCAGTGCAACGGCATTCCCAAGGAAACGGTGGTGCAGATTGCCGTGATCTGGATACTGTCTGCCTTACTGGCCGTGCCGGAGGCCATCGGCTTCAACCTGCACCGCTTCTCTATCAACAGCAACATGACCATTACTACCTGCCTAGTGAGACCCGAGAACTCCTTCTTGAAA TTCTACATCAACTTCAAGGATTGGTGGATATTTGGCTTCTACTTCTGCATCCCTCTGACCTGCTCGGCGATTTTCTACGGCCTCATGAGTCACGAGTTGCTCCGGCACAAGAAGGGAGACCTAAAGCGGTCACTGGGCGAACAACTGAAACAG CGCCGCGAAGTGGCCAAGTCTGTGTTCTGCCTGGTGGTGATCTTTGCCCTCTGCTGGTTTCCTCTTCACTTCAGTCGGCTGCTGAAGTTGACGATCTACGACCCCAACGACCCTGGCCGCTGTGAATTACTGAA CATACTGCTGGTGCTCGACTACTTCAGCATCAACTTGGCGACCGTCAACTCCTGCATCAACCCCATCATCCTCTTCATCGTCTCTAGGAAGTACAGGCACTATTTCATG ACACCATGTGGTCCAGATACTGCACCTCCTTCCTCATCAACTGGCACATCAAAGACCAGCTGGATGTGTTCCAGATTCTCctcaaatgttttagaaaatattatgaGGTCATCAAGGTAA
- the LOC102227461 gene encoding endothelin receptor type B-like isoform X2, producing MVSGVQGVDSAKGFTVKPRKSMFLSLLLVWCFLFVSHAGGLRSFTPQPLQSEVTLSELSSTNRPTNAETHMLQETVNKPSVLLDSEAENLKAENKLRAKHVRKLVSFNNSSQNPNHKPVRPKCTQEMSVRAIFKYINTAFSFLIFAVGIIGNVTLLRIICQNKSMRNGPNALIASLAVGDILYIVIDGPINVYKLLAMKFPFADQPLGQFLCKLLPFIQKTSVGITVLNLIALSVDRYRAVVSWSRIQCNGIPKETVVQIAVIWILSALLAVPEAIGFNLHRFSINSNMTITTCLVRPENSFLKFYINFKDWWIFGFYFCIPLTCSAIFYGLMSHELLRHKKGDLKRSLGEQLKQRREVAKSVFCLVVIFALCWFPLHFSRLLKLTIYDPNDPGRCELLNILLVLDYFSINLATVNSCINPIILFIVSRKYRHYFMKMLFCCRYSRPYSSTLQTLQRGTSQHLKNSDH from the exons ATGGTTTCTGGAGTTCAGGGTGTTGACTCAGCAAAAGGTTTCACAGTGAAACCCAGGAAGTCCATGTTCCTCTCGCTGCTGCTTGTCTGGTGTTTCTTGTTTGTCTCCCATGCTGGCGGCCTACGCAGCTTCACGCCTCAGCCTCTCCAGTCAGAGGTGACGTTGTCTGAACTCTCCAGCACCAATCGTCCTACAAACGCAGAGACACACATGTTGCAAGAGACCGTCAATAAACCGTCCGTCTTGTTGGACTCCGAAGCAGAAAACCTGAAAGCTGAGAACAAACTGAGGGCCAAACATGTTAGAAAACTTGTAAGTTTCAACAACTCGTCTCAAAACCCTAACCATAAGCCAGTCCGCCCTAAGTGTACCCAGGAAATGTCGGTAAGAGCCATCTTCAAGTACATCAACACGGCGTTCTCCTTCCTGATCTTTGCTGTGGGGATCATCGGCAACGTCACCTTGTTGAGGATTATCtgccaaaataaaagtatgaGGAACGGACCCAACGCCCTGATAGCCAGCCTCGCCGTGGGAGACATACTATACATCGTCATAGACGGCCCAATCAATGTCTACAAG CTCCTGGCAATGAAGTTCCCATTCGCCGACCAACCGCTTGGTCAATTCCTCTGTAAGTTGTTACCCTTCATACAGAAGACTTCAGTCGGCATCACCGTCCTCAACCTGATTGCTCTCAGTGTGGACAG GTATCGTGCGGTGGTGTCCTGGTCTCGGATTCAGTGCAACGGCATTCCCAAGGAAACGGTGGTGCAGATTGCCGTGATCTGGATACTGTCTGCCTTACTGGCCGTGCCGGAGGCCATCGGCTTCAACCTGCACCGCTTCTCTATCAACAGCAACATGACCATTACTACCTGCCTAGTGAGACCCGAGAACTCCTTCTTGAAA TTCTACATCAACTTCAAGGATTGGTGGATATTTGGCTTCTACTTCTGCATCCCTCTGACCTGCTCGGCGATTTTCTACGGCCTCATGAGTCACGAGTTGCTCCGGCACAAGAAGGGAGACCTAAAGCGGTCACTGGGCGAACAACTGAAACAG CGCCGCGAAGTGGCCAAGTCTGTGTTCTGCCTGGTGGTGATCTTTGCCCTCTGCTGGTTTCCTCTTCACTTCAGTCGGCTGCTGAAGTTGACGATCTACGACCCCAACGACCCTGGCCGCTGTGAATTACTGAA CATACTGCTGGTGCTCGACTACTTCAGCATCAACTTGGCGACCGTCAACTCCTGCATCAACCCCATCATCCTCTTCATCGTCTCTAGGAAGTACAGGCACTATTTCATG AAGATGCTGTTTTGCTGCCGTTACTCTCGGCCGTACTCCAGCACCCTGCAGACTCTCCAACGTGGGACCAgtcagcatttaaaaaacagcGACCACTGA